The genomic DNA AGCCAATATCGTACTGCTGAAGATGGGCATTCCCATGGAACTGAAAGCCGATATACGTGAGGCCGAAGAGACCGTAATCAGGATCACCATAAATCCAGACAGCCCGGTGATAGAGAAGACATTGGGAAAGCTGAAGCTTGAGACTGAAACCGGTATGAGTGTAATAGCCATACGTCAGGGATCATCGTGGTTATATGACCCTGATAACGATACACCCATTCTGGCTGGCGATATTCTGTTTGCGAGGGGACATGATGAAGGAGTGCCGTTGTTTACGGAATTGGTAACTGGCAAACCCTTTGAAAAACGCAGTTACAAACCTGCCCGGACCCTGGATGATCTGGAACGGGCCGTGGACATTGTTGTTGAGATGAAGAATAAATCAGAGCTATCTGTAGGCCTTGCTTATTCAGCAGTACTTTTCTATAATAAGGATATTGCAGACGAGGTTCGCATCCTGGAAGAAGAGATGGATCAGATGAAATATGAACTCCAGCACTGGGTACTGGAATGTGCAAGACATGTGGATGATGTTGACAGTTTAAGGGGTCTATTGCACCTGGCAAATGCCTCAGAGACCGTTTCTGACGCTGCCTATGAGATTGCCGATATTGTACTCAGGGATATTGAGCTGCACCCTATATTCATGCTGGCTGTCAGGGAATCGGATGAGGTTATTACGAAGATCATTGTAGCCGAGTGTTCACCACTCGTTGACAAGACCCTGGGTGAGTTGAAACTGGAGACCGAGACCGGCATGCATGTAATGGCCGTTAAAAGGGCTAGCCGCTGGATCTACAGACCGAGTTCAAGGACCATGATAAAAAGCGACGATGTGCTTATTGCCAGGGGTTCCCTGGACGGCGAGACTACTCTTTTTGAAATGACTGCCTGCCCGGTTGAACAGGTTGAATAATTTAACCGAGTGCTGATAATTGTACAATTTAATGCCGAACGTAATCTGGTTAACAGCACCACTTCGCTGGTAGTCTCGCGTCCATGTGTGCTATTTTCACCGAACTTTTCATCGAAACAGTTGGCAGTTTCCCAACCCAATCCGGCGAATAGTGCAATGGCGGGCTGCTCGACCAGTGCATCTTCTGAGAATTGACTGCTCATCTTACATCCCTTCGTTTTTCCGTTAAATTGCCGTTAAATTGCCGATAATTTTTATCTTGCATCTACTAACACTATTGTTATTTTTTATATATGTATCCACTTTGTTGAATTGTCCTCAGTATAACAAATCAGGATCCACAATCCATCCCTCAAGTGGATCGCAGTCTGATGGAATGCCATATCCCTGATCTCGCTGTTCATAAGCCCACCCGGTTTGAACGGCACATAATACAGCGTCCAGGTTATCGCCCGTAGGATCTTCAATAAGAGCTGCCTTCAATTTTTCATTCAATTCGATATCGAATCCATAGTAAGATCGAAGTTCGGCTGAGCATAGCCCGTGTAAAATTTCACTGCGGGCGTTCTTTTGCTCATCTGTTTGCTTCTTTTTGGTATCATTTTTGTATCCTTGCTTGCCTATCCATTTCATAGCCACAAGTTTTGGATAGGCTTCTACCACAATCCTGCTCCCGTTTATGGGCCTGCTAGGAAGAATGCTGACTCTGGATTTTAGAAGTCGGAGTGCTCCCTGATAAAACATTTTTCCAACCGGAGTACCGTATAA from Methanosarcinales archaeon includes the following:
- a CDS encoding DUF429 domain-containing protein encodes the protein MVEAYPKLVAMKWIGKQGYKNDTKKKQTDEQKNARSEILHGLCSAELRSYYGFDIELNEKLKAALIEDPTGDNLDAVLCAVQTGWAYEQRDQGYGIPSDCDPLEGWIVDPDLLY
- a CDS encoding potassium channel protein → MPKKIEHCSLNMKELLVGMKDTSELMLDLAYSAMIYDDEDIAEEVIRLEDKMDTLEYHMKITAMQAARRIDEAHQLSGVLKAASAAENIANAAGDIANIVLLKMGIPMELKADIREAEETVIRITINPDSPVIEKTLGKLKLETETGMSVIAIRQGSSWLYDPDNDTPILAGDILFARGHDEGVPLFTELVTGKPFEKRSYKPARTLDDLERAVDIVVEMKNKSELSVGLAYSAVLFYNKDIADEVRILEEEMDQMKYELQHWVLECARHVDDVDSLRGLLHLANASETVSDAAYEIADIVLRDIELHPIFMLAVRESDEVITKIIVAECSPLVDKTLGELKLETETGMHVMAVKRASRWIYRPSSRTMIKSDDVLIARGSLDGETTLFEMTACPVEQVE